A portion of the Meriones unguiculatus strain TT.TT164.6M chromosome 11, Bangor_MerUng_6.1, whole genome shotgun sequence genome contains these proteins:
- the Rps2 gene encoding small ribosomal subunit protein uS5 encodes MADDAGAAGGPGGPGGPGLGGRGGFRGGFGSGLRGRGRGRGRGRGRGRGARGGKAEDKEWIPVTKLGRLVKDMKIKSLEEIYLFSLPIKESEIIDFFLGASLKDEVLKIMPVQKQTRAGQRTRFKAFVAIGDYNGHVGLGVKCSKEVATAIRGAIILAKLSIVPVRRGYWGNKIGKPHTVPCKVTGRCGSVLVRLIPAPRGTGIVSAPVPKKLLMMAGIDDCYTSARGCTATLGNFAKATFDAISKTYSYLTPDLWKETVFTKSPYQEFTDHLVKTHTRVSVQRTQAPAVATT; translated from the exons ATGGCGGATGACGCCGGTGCAGCCGGAGGGCCGGGAGGGCCCGGCGGCCCAGGACTAGGAGGCCGTGGCGGCTTCCGCGGAGGGTTCGGCAGCGGTCTTAGGGGCCGCGGTCGGGGTCGGGGCCGTGGGCGTGGCCGAGGCCGCGGGGCTCGTGGAGGTAAAGCCGAAGACAAGGAG TGGATCCCTGTCACCAAGCTGGGCCGCCTGGTTAAGGACATGAAGATAAAGTCCTTGGAGGAGATCTACCTGTTCTCCCTGCCCATTAAG GAATCTGAGATTATCGACTTTttcctgggtgcctccctaaagGATGAGGTACTAAAAATCATGCCAGTGCAGAAGCAGACACGGGCTGGCCAGCGGACCAGGTTCAAG GCTTTTGTCGCTATTGGAGACTACAATGGTCACGTTGGTCTTGGTGTTAAGTGTTCCAAGGAGGTAGCCACTGCCATCCGAGGAGCCATCATCTTGGCCAAGCTTTCCATCGTCCCTGTTCGAAGAGGCTATTGGGGCAACAAGATTGGCAAACCCCACACTGTTCCGTGCAAGGTGACAGGCCGCTGTGGCTCTGTTTTGGTGCGTCTTATCCCTGCCCCCAGAGGCACTGGCATCGTCTCTGCTCCTGTGCCCAAGAAGCTACTGATGATGGCCGGTATTGATGACTGCTACACATCAGCCAGGGGCTGcactgccaccctgggcaacttTG CCAAGGCCACCTTTGATGCCATCTCCAAGACTTATAGCTACCTGACCCCTGACCTCTGGAAAGAGACTGTGTTCACCAAGTCCCCTTATCAG GAATTCACTGATcatcttgtgaaaacccacaccagagtctctgttcagaggacccaggctccagctgtggctaccacataa
- the Rnf151 gene encoding RING finger protein 151 isoform X1: MFALATLGPPGVHACCRSTAAQVPWIWRSSQPPPRSRIWQSGGYDLNLFASPPDCNFLCSVCHGVLKRPMRLPCGHIFCKKCIFQWLARQNTCPCCRKEVKRRKMVQVNKLRKTIGRLQVKCKNAAAGCLVTCPLAHRRGHQDSCPFELMACPNEGCTARVLRGVLDEHRQHCQQGGQQRCPLGCGATLAASDGEQHNCYRELRDAWVQRHERNRTLLLSLLGRVRRVHRTTDLIRRQLAQLGNFLEDDNLLLSARAQETELAPEAEMWGAQGQNVL, from the exons ATGTTCGCGCTGGCCACACTTGGTCCTCCGGGGGTCCATGCGTGTTGTCGCTCTACTGCTGCTCAG GTTCCATGGATTTGGAGGTCGTCGCAGCCGCCGCCTCGTTCACGAATATGGCAG AGTGGTGGGTACGATCTCAACCTCTTTGCCAGCCCTCCTGACTGCAACTTCCTGTGTTCTGTCTGCCATGGGGTTCTCAAGAGGCCAATGAGGTTGCCATGCGGTCACATCTTCTGCAAAAAGTGCATCTTCCAGTGGCTAGCCAG ACAAAACACCTGTCCGTGCTGTAGAAAAGAggtgaaaaggagaaaaatggtcCAAGTGAATAAACTCCGGAAAACCATTGGCCGCCTACAAGTCAAG TGCAAGAACGCTGCAGCTGGGTGCCTGGTGACCTGCCCCCTGGCTCATCGCAGAGGGCACCAGGACTCGTGCCCCTTCGAGCTGATGGCCTGCCCCAATGAGGGCTGCACTGCGCGGGTTCTGCGCGGGGTCCTCGATGAGCACCGCCAGCACTGCCAGCAGGGTGGACAGCAGCGCTGCCCCTTAGGCTGTGGGGCCACTCTGGCTGCCTCGGACGGTGAGCAGCACAACTGCTACCGTGAGCTACGGGACGCTTGGGTCCAGCGCCATGAACGCAACCGGACCCTGCTGCTGAGCCTGCTGGGGCGTGTGCGCCGGGTGCACCGCACGACCGACCTCATCCGCCGGCAGCTGGCCCAGCTGGGCAACTTCCTGGAGGATGACAACCTGCTCCTGAGCGCCCGGGCCCAGGAGACTGAGCTTGCCCCGGAGGCTGAGATGTGGGGTGCGCAGGGTCAAAATGTCTTATAG
- the Rnf151 gene encoding RING finger protein 151 isoform X2, which translates to MSGGYDLNLFASPPDCNFLCSVCHGVLKRPMRLPCGHIFCKKCIFQWLARQNTCPCCRKEVKRRKMVQVNKLRKTIGRLQVKCKNAAAGCLVTCPLAHRRGHQDSCPFELMACPNEGCTARVLRGVLDEHRQHCQQGGQQRCPLGCGATLAASDGEQHNCYRELRDAWVQRHERNRTLLLSLLGRVRRVHRTTDLIRRQLAQLGNFLEDDNLLLSARAQETELAPEAEMWGAQGQNVL; encoded by the exons ATG AGTGGTGGGTACGATCTCAACCTCTTTGCCAGCCCTCCTGACTGCAACTTCCTGTGTTCTGTCTGCCATGGGGTTCTCAAGAGGCCAATGAGGTTGCCATGCGGTCACATCTTCTGCAAAAAGTGCATCTTCCAGTGGCTAGCCAG ACAAAACACCTGTCCGTGCTGTAGAAAAGAggtgaaaaggagaaaaatggtcCAAGTGAATAAACTCCGGAAAACCATTGGCCGCCTACAAGTCAAG TGCAAGAACGCTGCAGCTGGGTGCCTGGTGACCTGCCCCCTGGCTCATCGCAGAGGGCACCAGGACTCGTGCCCCTTCGAGCTGATGGCCTGCCCCAATGAGGGCTGCACTGCGCGGGTTCTGCGCGGGGTCCTCGATGAGCACCGCCAGCACTGCCAGCAGGGTGGACAGCAGCGCTGCCCCTTAGGCTGTGGGGCCACTCTGGCTGCCTCGGACGGTGAGCAGCACAACTGCTACCGTGAGCTACGGGACGCTTGGGTCCAGCGCCATGAACGCAACCGGACCCTGCTGCTGAGCCTGCTGGGGCGTGTGCGCCGGGTGCACCGCACGACCGACCTCATCCGCCGGCAGCTGGCCCAGCTGGGCAACTTCCTGGAGGATGACAACCTGCTCCTGAGCGCCCGGGCCCAGGAGACTGAGCTTGCCCCGGAGGCTGAGATGTGGGGTGCGCAGGGTCAAAATGTCTTATAG